One window of the Sander lucioperca isolate FBNREF2018 chromosome 5, SLUC_FBN_1.2, whole genome shotgun sequence genome contains the following:
- the trarg1a gene encoding trafficking regulator of GLUT4 1 isoform X1 has protein sequence MAINTDTDFLKSNLSEGGGGTQASDPYETEKLLALTTEPGGNGMKMSTSFTVNMDSDKGQEADLNGHGVAVRSGSAGQLGAAAPLSPSKASLSRSSTGNATVQETPKPKDYLILVIMSCFCPVWPVSIVALVYSIMSRNSLQVGDIDGARRLGRLARLLSIVSIVLGVVIIVVYVSLSVS, from the exons ATGGCCATCAACACGGACACCGACTTCCTGAAGTCCAACTTAAGTGAGGGTGGAGGAGGCACTCAGGCTTCGGACCCCTACGAGACGGAGAAACTCCTGGCGCTGACCACCGAGCCTGGAGGAAATGGGATGAAGATGTCCACCTCCTTTACGGTCAACATGGACAGCGACAAGGGCCAGGAAGCAGACCTGAACGGCCACGGCGTTGCCGTGAGGTCTGGCTCCGCCGGACAGCTGGGCGCCGCCGCCCCCCTCTCCCCGTCCAAGGCCAGTCTGAGCCGCTCCTCCACCGGCAACGCTACAGTCCAGGAGACCCCGAAGCCCAAGGATTACCTCATCCTTGTTATCATGTCCTGCTTCTGCCCCGTCTGGCCCGTCAGCATTGTCGCACTGGTGTACTCCATCATG TCCAGAAACAGTCTCCAGGTGGGGGACATTGACGGAGCCAGGAGGCTGGGTCGACTGGCTCGTCTGCTCAGTATCGTCTCCATCGTCCTGGGCGTTGTCATCATCGTAGTCTACGTCTCACTTTCAG TAAGCTGA
- the trarg1a gene encoding trafficking regulator of GLUT4 1 isoform X2 produces MAINTDTDFLKSNLSEGGGGTQASDPYETEKLLALTTEPGGNGMKMSTSFTVNMDSDKGQEADLNGHGVAVRSGSAGQLGAAAPLSPSKASLSRSSTGNATVQETPKPKDYLILVIMSCFCPVWPVSIVALVYSIMDAGNADTRCS; encoded by the exons ATGGCCATCAACACGGACACCGACTTCCTGAAGTCCAACTTAAGTGAGGGTGGAGGAGGCACTCAGGCTTCGGACCCCTACGAGACGGAGAAACTCCTGGCGCTGACCACCGAGCCTGGAGGAAATGGGATGAAGATGTCCACCTCCTTTACGGTCAACATGGACAGCGACAAGGGCCAGGAAGCAGACCTGAACGGCCACGGCGTTGCCGTGAGGTCTGGCTCCGCCGGACAGCTGGGCGCCGCCGCCCCCCTCTCCCCGTCCAAGGCCAGTCTGAGCCGCTCCTCCACCGGCAACGCTACAGTCCAGGAGACCCCGAAGCCCAAGGATTACCTCATCCTTGTTATCATGTCCTGCTTCTGCCCCGTCTGGCCCGTCAGCATTGTCGCACTGGTGTACTCCATCATG GATGCAGGAAATGCTGATACAAGATGCAGCTAA
- the aipl1 gene encoding aryl-hydrocarbon-interacting protein-like 1 — MSDMQDTMLLGLEGIKKTILHGGTGDIPKLITGTKVTFHFRTQLCDDERTVIDDSKVAGTPMEIVIGNMFKLDIWETLLSSLRIGEVAEFWCDTIHTGVYPLVSKSMRRIAEGKDPVEWHIHTCGMANMFAYHSLGYDDLDELMKEPKPLYFVLELLRVQQPSEYSRDTWALSDEERLKVVPVLHGHGNKLYKQGHYQQATQKYKEAIICIKNVQTKEKAWEAQWLKLEKMANTLTLNYCQCLLRMEEYYEAIEHTTDIINQNPGVMKAFYLRGKAHVEVWNEAEARQDFSRVLDLDPGMKKAVKRELAVLNMRMEEKNQEDKIKYKGMF, encoded by the exons atgTCGGATATGCAGGATACGATGCTGCTGGGCTTGGAGGGAATCAAGAAAACCATCCTGCATGGAGGCACCGGAGACATCCCAAAACTCATCACTGGGACAAAG GTGACGTTTCACTTTCGCACCCAATTGTGTGATGATGAACGTACAGTGATAGATGACAGCAAAGTGGCGGGGACGCCCATGGAGATAGTGATCGGCAACATGTTTAAGCTGGACATCTGGGAGACCCTGTTGTCCTCCTTGAGGATCGGTGAGGTGGCTGAATTCTGGTGTGACACCATT cACACTGGCGTTTATCCACTTGTGTCCAAGAGTATGAGGCGCATTGCAGAGGGCAAAGACCCAGTTGAATGGCACATCCATACATGTGGTATGGCCAACATGTTCGCCTACCACAGCCTTGGCTACGACGACCTGGATGAGCTGATGAAGGAACCGAAACCCCTCTACTTTGTCCTGGAGCTGCTCAGG GTGCAGCAGCCCAGTGAGTACAGCAGGGACACGTGGGCTTTGAGTGATGAGGAGAGGCTGAAAGTGGTCCCTGTGCTGCACGGCCACGGGAATAAGCTCTACAAACAAGGTCACTACCAACAGGCCACACAAAAGTACAAGGAGGCCATCATCTGCATCAAGAATGTTCAGACAAAG GAGAAAGCATGGGAGGCCCAATGGCTGAAGCTGGAGAAGATGGCCAACACCTTAACGCTCAACTACTGCCAGTGTCTACTGCGCATGGAAGAATACTACGAAGCCATCGAGCACACTACTGACATCATCAACCAGAACCCAG GTGTAATGAAGGCCTTCTACCTGCGAGGGAAGGCCCACGTGGAAGTGTGGAACGAGGCGGAGGCTCGGCAGGATTTCAGCAGGGTGCTGGACCTGGACCCCGGCATGAAGAAGGCCGTCAAGAGAGAGCTGGCTGTGCTTAATATGCGCATGGAGGAAAAGAACCAGGAGGACAAGATCAAGTACAAAGGCATGTTTTGA